A genomic window from Halobaculum sp. MBLA0147 includes:
- a CDS encoding SDR family oxidoreductase, translated as MVDRPTQRETPLADATAVVTGASSGIGAATARVLAADGADVVVAARRTDRLENLATEIEAESDATAHVVPTDVTDPEAVAALAAETEDTFGGIDVVVANAGVGIASPVAEMSDETYERMRGVNVDGMFYTARETIPALVESRGNLVFVGSMAGQHPRPANPVYAATKWWTRGFAASLQASLGDDGVAVTCVNPTEVRTEFGSESGTPAADAHDPESVTEPIEVADAISFAVRQRSRNSVTSLDLYRRDKLTHF; from the coding sequence ATGGTCGACAGACCCACACAGCGCGAGACACCACTCGCAGACGCGACCGCCGTCGTGACCGGGGCGTCGTCGGGCATCGGCGCGGCGACGGCGCGTGTCCTCGCGGCCGACGGAGCCGACGTGGTGGTGGCGGCGCGACGCACAGACCGGCTAGAGAACCTCGCTACGGAGATCGAGGCCGAGAGCGACGCGACGGCTCACGTCGTTCCCACGGACGTGACCGACCCGGAGGCCGTCGCGGCGCTGGCGGCGGAGACCGAGGACACGTTCGGCGGGATCGACGTGGTGGTGGCGAACGCCGGCGTCGGTATCGCCAGCCCCGTCGCGGAGATGTCCGACGAGACGTACGAGAGGATGCGAGGCGTCAACGTCGACGGGATGTTTTACACCGCCCGCGAGACGATCCCCGCGCTCGTCGAGTCGCGCGGCAACCTCGTCTTCGTCGGGAGTATGGCGGGCCAACACCCCCGCCCAGCCAACCCGGTGTACGCCGCGACGAAGTGGTGGACGCGCGGGTTCGCCGCCTCGCTGCAAGCGAGTCTCGGCGACGACGGTGTCGCGGTGACCTGTGTCAACCCGACGGAGGTGCGGACGGAGTTCGGCTCCGAGAGCGGCACCCCGGCCGCCGACGCCCACGACCCGGAGAGCGTCACCGAACCGATCGAGGTGGCGGACGCGATCAGTTTCGCCGTCCGCCAGCGGTCGCGCAACAGCGTCACCTCGCTGGACCTCTACCGCCGAGACAAGCTGACGCACTTCTGA
- a CDS encoding signal peptidase I, translating to MTPRGAAHVVGALLLVALVVPFVIYAWPAAVGADAGYVVLSGSMEPAISTGDVIVVDGVEPGAVETGDVITFRRQGERVPTTHRVIEVVDSDDGRAFVTKGDANEERDPQPVPAESVVGRVAITIPLIGYVIQFADTPLGFGLLVAVPFGLLVVTELYDLVRGRDDESGGAAGAGPRGDNSRGDGARSGGLPADGDPVAGGGLGGRDPDAGGGLGGRVEVGENGSAGLDDAASGAAAGPTFDVDADDVVEAFVEDDESEPEGIVLTRSDLRLGGVVTLVFTGYALWVLSQTGITAWSVAAAAAGVLGSLFVGVVYLTLGPAEEVSTDERLFLPTNLATVTPNVATTTQVDRLSTLVGVADRVGHPVLADFSADRYGVVVDTQLYLYEAPTRPPEPTGSTEQGATDVSPPTSTDEPTDADLADSTAGARRENGRADSVERARPNGPLADEERTERPEPDRRREDDDA from the coding sequence GTGACGCCGCGTGGGGCCGCCCACGTCGTCGGGGCACTCCTGCTGGTGGCGCTGGTGGTGCCGTTCGTGATCTACGCCTGGCCGGCTGCGGTCGGCGCGGACGCGGGGTACGTCGTCCTCTCGGGGAGCATGGAGCCGGCCATCTCGACGGGCGACGTGATCGTCGTCGACGGTGTCGAGCCCGGAGCCGTCGAGACCGGCGACGTGATCACCTTCCGACGGCAGGGAGAGCGCGTCCCGACGACACACCGCGTGATCGAGGTGGTCGACTCGGACGACGGGCGGGCGTTCGTCACGAAGGGGGACGCCAACGAGGAACGCGACCCCCAACCGGTGCCGGCCGAGAGCGTCGTGGGTCGCGTGGCGATCACGATCCCGCTGATCGGCTACGTGATCCAGTTCGCGGACACGCCACTCGGGTTCGGGCTGCTCGTCGCGGTGCCGTTCGGACTGCTCGTCGTCACCGAGTTGTACGACCTCGTTCGGGGCCGCGACGACGAGAGCGGCGGCGCCGCGGGCGCGGGTCCACGCGGCGACAACTCACGCGGAGACGGTGCTCGGAGTGGCGGGCTACCGGCGGACGGTGATCCAGTCGCGGGCGGCGGGCTCGGGGGGCGTGACCCCGACGCCGGTGGTGGACTCGGCGGACGCGTCGAGGTCGGCGAGAACGGCAGCGCCGGACTCGACGACGCCGCGTCCGGGGCGGCCGCCGGACCGACGTTCGACGTGGACGCCGACGATGTCGTCGAGGCGTTCGTCGAGGACGACGAGTCGGAGCCCGAGGGGATCGTCCTCACGCGGTCGGACCTGCGACTCGGCGGAGTGGTGACGCTCGTGTTCACCGGGTACGCGCTGTGGGTCCTGTCACAGACCGGGATCACGGCGTGGTCGGTCGCCGCCGCCGCAGCGGGGGTGCTCGGGTCGCTGTTCGTCGGGGTGGTGTACCTCACGTTGGGGCCGGCAGAGGAGGTGTCGACGGACGAGCGACTGTTCCTCCCGACGAACCTCGCGACGGTGACACCGAACGTCGCGACGACGACGCAGGTCGACCGGCTGAGTACCCTCGTCGGCGTGGCGGACCGCGTCGGGCACCCGGTGTTGGCGGACTTCTCGGCCGACCGTTACGGTGTCGTCGTCGACACACAGCTCTACCTCTACGAGGCGCCGACCAGACCGCCGGAGCCTACCGGGTCAACCGAGCAGGGAGCGACCGACGTGTCGCCGCCGACGAGTACCGACGAGCCGACGGACGCCGATCTCGCGGACTCGACGGCCGGTGCCCGGCGAGAGAACGGCCGAGCGGACTCGGTCGAACGGGCCCGACCGAACGGTCCCCTCGCGGACGAGGAACGCACCGAACGTCCGGAGCCAGACCGACGACGGGAGGACGACGATGCGTGA
- a CDS encoding VWA domain-containing protein, translating into MTDDTQTDGRIALSRRNVLAGLGTIGAASAGAGLGTSAYFSDTEEFTGNSLTAGSLDLKVDWEEHYSDWSDDEAEGLEFPVLMDPPGDGDPDVPYVGLPDPENPLIYVAQSDLATFMDNTSVEAYPDPDDDGVQNAPEEYVVCEDGADTPDDLDPTADGALRTLNADTYDQETETAKPLVAIDDVKPGDFGEATLSFHLCDNPGYVWLQGELDEELTGENGVTEPEADDPDEEEGVVELLDEIQTTWWYEDDGDNVIDQGAGETPCVEFVLDASGSMSNTDGDGVSRNQEAIDGAKQLAAEIVGAGGRVGVTFFSASGYDSGAQNQLSLADPGSSDLATVESTIESLPANGGSTAIGEGIETGDEDLQNCDADERGIQVVVTDGGNNAGTDPGDAADDVTGGDSDDYTDEIFAIGTGGSSEAALLDFARPADDVHAEFTTDLTAVIANLSQVILGEKVIFRGSLREALGALSSGNGIPLDGNRATAFDEFADGADAEGRECYLPEITHYVGFAWYLPVDHANEVQTDSVGFDLGFYTEQCRHNDGSGMEPEETAATTPS; encoded by the coding sequence ATGACAGACGACACACAGACGGACGGACGGATCGCACTCTCACGACGGAACGTGCTGGCCGGACTCGGCACCATCGGGGCCGCGTCGGCCGGCGCGGGACTCGGCACCAGCGCGTACTTCTCCGACACCGAGGAGTTCACCGGCAACTCGCTGACGGCCGGTTCGCTCGACCTCAAAGTCGACTGGGAGGAGCACTACTCGGACTGGTCGGACGACGAGGCGGAGGGGTTGGAGTTCCCCGTGCTGATGGACCCGCCGGGCGACGGGGACCCGGACGTTCCCTACGTCGGACTTCCGGACCCGGAGAACCCGCTGATCTACGTCGCACAGTCGGATCTCGCGACGTTCATGGACAACACGTCCGTGGAGGCGTACCCGGACCCGGACGACGACGGCGTCCAGAATGCTCCCGAGGAGTACGTGGTGTGTGAGGACGGCGCGGACACACCCGACGACCTCGACCCGACGGCGGACGGCGCACTCCGCACGCTGAACGCGGACACGTACGACCAGGAGACGGAGACGGCGAAGCCACTGGTCGCCATCGACGACGTGAAGCCCGGTGACTTCGGCGAGGCGACGCTGTCGTTCCACCTCTGTGACAACCCGGGGTACGTCTGGCTGCAGGGCGAACTCGACGAGGAACTCACCGGGGAGAACGGCGTGACGGAGCCGGAAGCCGACGACCCCGACGAGGAGGAGGGTGTCGTCGAACTCCTCGACGAGATCCAGACGACCTGGTGGTACGAAGACGACGGCGACAACGTCATCGACCAGGGTGCCGGCGAGACACCGTGTGTCGAGTTCGTGCTCGACGCGTCCGGGTCGATGAGCAACACGGACGGTGACGGCGTCTCCCGGAACCAGGAGGCGATCGACGGCGCCAAGCAGTTGGCGGCGGAGATCGTCGGCGCCGGCGGCCGCGTCGGTGTGACGTTCTTCAGCGCGTCCGGGTACGACAGCGGCGCACAGAACCAGCTCTCGCTGGCCGACCCCGGATCGTCGGACTTGGCGACGGTGGAGTCGACCATCGAGAGTCTGCCGGCAAACGGTGGCTCGACGGCCATCGGCGAGGGGATCGAGACCGGCGACGAGGACCTCCAGAACTGTGACGCCGACGAGCGCGGGATCCAGGTCGTCGTCACGGACGGGGGCAACAACGCCGGCACCGATCCCGGCGACGCGGCCGACGACGTGACCGGCGGCGACTCGGACGACTACACGGACGAGATCTTCGCCATCGGTACCGGCGGGTCGAGCGAGGCGGCGCTGTTGGACTTCGCACGACCGGCCGACGACGTGCACGCGGAGTTCACCACCGACCTGACGGCGGTGATCGCCAACCTCTCGCAGGTGATCCTCGGCGAGAAGGTGATCTTCCGCGGGTCGCTGCGGGAGGCGCTGGGTGCTCTCTCCAGCGGCAACGGCATCCCGCTGGACGGCAACCGCGCGACGGCGTTCGACGAGTTCGCGGACGGTGCCGACGCCGAGGGCCGCGAGTGTTACCTGCCGGAGATCACCCACTACGTCGGGTTCGCCTGGTACCTGCCGGTTGACCACGCCAACGAGGTCCAGACCGACTCCGTCGGGTTCGACCTCGGGTTCTACACCGAGCAGTGTCGGCACAACGACGGCAGCGGGATGGAGCCGGAGGAGACTGCGGCCACGACACCGTCGTAG
- a CDS encoding trans-acting enoyl reductase family protein, giving the protein MSQTDGNYDVLVWGATGTAGSLVAAHLTDYHSPEELSLALGGRSEERLAAVAADCEANTEWDDIPLVIGDATEPDRLREIAATTDVVCTTVGPYTTYGTPLVAACVETGTDYCDLTGEVTWVREIVDEYHDAAVAADARIVTGCGFDSVPADLGTALAQEYALETDDAPCDTVRIYLEDVIGGVSGGTLASGAELFAAASNDREARRTLANPYSIAPPGEREGPDEGEQAAPRRDPLRPGWTGPSPMAPINERVVRRSNALLDYPWGRAFDCTEVIPTGTGVGGAAAAGAVAAGAGLATVAMSVDPVRELLRDHVFPDPGEGPSEETIENGRFTVRVLGRGTGEDGPFTVAAEIGADRDPGYGATAKMLGESAVALCRDAADAPLSGGVLTPATGIGTGLADRLRDVGMTVSVGDYEADAE; this is encoded by the coding sequence GTGTCACAGACAGACGGCAACTACGACGTGCTCGTGTGGGGTGCGACCGGGACGGCGGGGTCGCTCGTCGCCGCTCACCTGACGGACTACCACTCGCCCGAGGAGCTCTCGCTGGCGCTCGGCGGCCGCAGCGAGGAGCGACTCGCGGCGGTGGCGGCCGACTGCGAGGCGAACACCGAGTGGGACGACATCCCGCTCGTGATCGGGGACGCGACGGAGCCCGACCGGCTCCGCGAGATCGCGGCGACGACCGATGTCGTCTGCACGACCGTCGGGCCGTACACGACCTACGGGACGCCCCTCGTCGCGGCGTGTGTCGAGACCGGCACCGACTACTGTGACCTCACCGGCGAGGTGACGTGGGTGCGCGAGATCGTCGACGAGTACCACGACGCGGCGGTCGCGGCCGACGCGCGGATCGTCACCGGCTGTGGGTTCGACTCCGTCCCGGCGGACCTCGGGACGGCGCTCGCACAGGAGTACGCGCTGGAGACGGACGACGCACCCTGCGACACCGTCCGGATCTACCTGGAAGACGTGATCGGCGGCGTCAGCGGCGGCACGCTCGCCAGCGGCGCCGAGTTGTTCGCGGCCGCCTCGAACGACCGGGAGGCACGCCGCACCCTCGCGAACCCCTACTCCATCGCCCCGCCGGGCGAACGGGAGGGGCCCGACGAGGGTGAACAGGCAGCACCCCGGCGGGACCCACTCCGTCCGGGCTGGACTGGCCCCTCCCCGATGGCGCCGATCAACGAACGCGTCGTCCGGCGATCCAACGCGCTGTTGGACTACCCGTGGGGACGTGCGTTCGACTGTACCGAGGTGATCCCGACCGGCACGGGCGTCGGGGGCGCGGCCGCCGCGGGTGCGGTCGCCGCGGGTGCGGGACTGGCGACGGTCGCCATGTCCGTCGACCCGGTTCGGGAGCTGCTCCGGGATCACGTCTTCCCAGATCCGGGTGAGGGGCCGAGCGAGGAGACGATCGAGAACGGGCGGTTCACGGTCCGCGTGCTGGGCCGCGGCACCGGCGAGGACGGCCCGTTCACCGTCGCGGCCGAGATCGGTGCGGACCGCGACCCGGGGTACGGCGCGACGGCGAAGATGCTCGGCGAGTCCGCGGTAGCGCTGTGTCGAGACGCCGCCGACGCCCCGCTGTCCGGGGGTGTCCTGACGCCGGCGACCGGGATCGGCACCGGACTCGCGGACCGCCTCCGCGACGTTGGGATGACAGTCTCCGTGGGCGACTACGAGGCCGACGCGGAGTGA
- a CDS encoding SipW-dependent-type signal peptide-containing protein — translation MTERRLELSRRRVLAGLGTIGVASAGAGLGTSAYFSDTEEFTGNQLTAGSLDMQVAASEYYSDWSEDEAEFAGMASSAESTDVRLPAPEGSPDARDIALDLDDETENVYEQFVETLRTGDDINGGVPVDGELCGTESDADGAAILEIDDVKPGDFGGAQFAFELCDNPGYLWLNGILEDASENGVTEPEADDPDEEAGVVELLDEIQVAVGVGGIQDSTVFEDTQSGFQPTNQQSLREFLADTSSDKGIPLSPTGVADEATGRECFAGSTVGQVSVLWWLPVDHANQIQTDSATFRLGFYTEQCRHNDGSGQAPDRVVLTSDATGGVRETDEWITASVGAGPTTTIEVEFDGAVYGDVAGEWPNNPNSYVVEAVLNHDFDGLAAADSNGFTDDFRIGYGGATNSERTQAGQSTAGGYVKRRQPDGTFVVVAEEDLPGFSTTESGDQLSYTFELDWTSDLSATGSNVGTPGALIVNEVFAGDGGEGVASNPSPSNQDGREDVDNTTDGSGVIYL, via the coding sequence ATGACAGAGAGACGACTCGAACTGTCCCGGCGGCGTGTGCTCGCCGGGCTCGGCACGATCGGCGTGGCATCGGCAGGGGCCGGCCTGGGGACCAGCGCGTACTTCTCCGACACGGAGGAGTTCACGGGCAACCAACTCACGGCCGGTTCGCTGGACATGCAGGTGGCGGCCTCGGAGTACTACTCCGACTGGTCGGAGGACGAGGCGGAGTTCGCCGGGATGGCCTCCTCTGCGGAGTCGACCGACGTCCGTCTACCGGCACCCGAGGGGAGCCCCGACGCGAGAGACATCGCACTCGACCTCGACGACGAGACGGAGAACGTCTACGAGCAGTTCGTCGAGACGCTCCGGACGGGCGACGACATCAACGGCGGTGTCCCGGTCGACGGAGAACTCTGCGGCACGGAGAGTGACGCGGACGGCGCTGCGATCCTCGAGATCGACGACGTGAAGCCGGGCGACTTCGGCGGCGCACAGTTCGCGTTCGAGCTGTGTGACAACCCCGGCTACCTCTGGCTGAACGGGATCTTGGAGGACGCCAGCGAGAACGGCGTGACGGAGCCGGAGGCCGACGACCCCGACGAGGAGGCGGGTGTCGTCGAACTCCTCGACGAGATCCAGGTGGCCGTCGGCGTCGGCGGGATCCAGGACTCGACGGTGTTCGAGGACACCCAGTCCGGGTTCCAGCCGACGAACCAGCAGAGTCTCCGCGAGTTCCTCGCCGACACGTCCTCCGACAAGGGGATCCCGCTGTCGCCGACCGGCGTCGCCGACGAGGCGACCGGACGGGAGTGTTTCGCCGGGTCGACGGTCGGCCAGGTGAGCGTGCTCTGGTGGCTGCCGGTCGACCACGCGAACCAGATCCAGACCGACTCGGCGACGTTCAGGCTGGGGTTCTACACCGAGCAGTGTCGACACAACGACGGCAGCGGCCAGGCACCGGACCGGGTCGTCCTGACCAGCGACGCGACCGGCGGCGTCCGAGAGACGGACGAGTGGATCACCGCCTCCGTCGGCGCCGGCCCGACGACGACGATCGAAGTGGAGTTCGACGGCGCAGTGTACGGCGACGTGGCCGGCGAGTGGCCGAACAACCCGAACAGCTACGTCGTCGAGGCGGTCCTCAACCACGACTTCGACGGGTTGGCCGCGGCCGACTCGAACGGGTTCACCGACGACTTCCGGATCGGCTACGGCGGCGCGACGAACAGCGAGCGCACCCAGGCGGGCCAGTCGACGGCCGGCGGGTACGTCAAGCGCCGCCAGCCGGACGGGACCTTCGTCGTCGTCGCAGAGGAGGACCTGCCGGGGTTCTCGACGACGGAGTCGGGTGACCAGCTCTCGTACACCTTCGAACTCGACTGGACGAGCGACCTGAGCGCGACCGGGTCGAACGTCGGGACGCCGGGCGCCCTGATCGTGAACGAGGTGTTCGCGGGTGACGGCGGCGAGGGCGTCGCCTCGAACCCGAGCCCGAGCAACCAGGACGGGCGAGAGGACGTCGACAACACGACCGACGGCTCCGGCGTGATCTACCTGTAG
- a CDS encoding lysostaphin resistance A-like protein, translating into MDTRVVSVDERPSRLIAFLVAVGVYFAVGHWADTAAASESELVRDVVEGLWFLGLAGLGAVFLRVDGAGATDIGLSRRFLVPGVGAFLLVWVALNAVGVGIATASGNPWGLGPLQQTTAGNLLVVLYLAFVEEFVFRGYLQVKVRSVLGADSAVSRTVTIGVAGVLFALAHVPRILAEGGYVGGTSVVGTLLVLTLSGVGFGVVYELTENLYFVGFLHAFGNSWPLLVDGFAWDGHAQVAFFVAVGVVYFGVTGLYRRLATGTLVTPRVRVEGAPE; encoded by the coding sequence ATGGACACGAGAGTCGTCTCGGTCGACGAGCGCCCGAGTCGCCTGATCGCGTTCCTCGTCGCCGTCGGTGTGTACTTCGCGGTGGGTCACTGGGCCGACACGGCCGCAGCGAGCGAGTCCGAGTTGGTTCGAGACGTGGTCGAGGGACTCTGGTTCCTCGGTCTCGCCGGTCTGGGTGCGGTGTTCCTCCGGGTAGACGGTGCGGGTGCGACGGACATCGGGCTCTCGCGTCGGTTCCTGGTGCCCGGCGTCGGTGCGTTTCTGCTCGTCTGGGTCGCGCTGAACGCGGTGGGTGTGGGGATCGCGACTGCGAGCGGTAACCCGTGGGGACTGGGGCCTCTCCAGCAGACGACTGCCGGGAATCTCCTCGTGGTTCTGTACCTCGCGTTCGTCGAGGAGTTCGTCTTCCGTGGCTACCTGCAGGTGAAGGTGCGGAGCGTCTTGGGTGCCGACAGTGCGGTCTCGCGGACGGTGACGATCGGTGTCGCGGGTGTCCTCTTCGCGCTCGCTCACGTCCCGCGGATCCTCGCCGAGGGTGGCTACGTCGGCGGCACCTCCGTCGTCGGGACGCTGCTGGTACTCACGCTCTCTGGCGTCGGGTTCGGCGTGGTGTACGAACTCACGGAGAACCTCTACTTCGTCGGGTTCCTCCACGCGTTCGGCAACAGTTGGCCGCTGCTCGTCGACGGGTTCGCGTGGGACGGACACGCGCAGGTCGCGTTCTTCGTCGCCGTCGGTGTCGTCTACTTCGGTGTCACCGGACTCTACCGACGACTCGCGACGGGAACACTGGTCACACCGCGCGTCCGCGTCGAGGGCGCTCCCGAGTGA
- a CDS encoding SipW-dependent-type signal peptide-containing protein, whose protein sequence is MTRDRRLELSRRHVLAAVGGVGAAAAGAGVGTSAYFSDSEEVTGNRLVAGELDLMVDWAEHYSDWSVDENDDRVSEGVFDGDPDENDTDTDGDGVDDFDVVTTDGDPAAIPSGYVGIPTPTEPLVAVPAESLDDFQANTATEAYPDADGDGRQDPILSRDQIATANPGFDPEEIEAAYRDQFAQVPDDLEAPVIALDDVKPGDFGEVTFSLHLFDTPGYLWLTGGLVDASENGVTEPEADDPDEADGVVELLDEVRAAVWHDDGDNVLEAEEVVSSPHAVDQPSNVTLTAEEARITSGTLREVLAELSSGNGIPLDADSRSEPRDCYPNSTTRHVAFAWWLPVDHANEVQTDSVTFDLGFYTEQCRHNDGGGLEPEATATETTPE, encoded by the coding sequence ATGACACGAGATCGACGACTGGAGCTGTCCCGGCGACACGTACTCGCCGCGGTCGGAGGTGTCGGCGCCGCCGCCGCCGGTGCGGGTGTCGGGACCAGCGCGTACTTCTCCGACTCGGAGGAGGTCACCGGCAACAGACTGGTGGCGGGAGAACTGGACCTCATGGTGGACTGGGCCGAACACTACTCGGACTGGTCCGTCGACGAGAACGACGACCGGGTGTCCGAGGGCGTGTTCGACGGCGACCCGGACGAGAACGACACCGACACGGACGGCGACGGCGTCGACGACTTCGACGTGGTCACGACCGACGGTGACCCGGCGGCGATCCCGTCGGGGTACGTCGGTATCCCGACACCGACGGAGCCACTCGTCGCCGTGCCGGCGGAGTCGCTCGACGACTTCCAGGCCAACACCGCGACGGAGGCGTACCCGGACGCGGACGGCGACGGACGACAGGATCCGATCCTGTCGCGCGACCAGATCGCGACGGCGAACCCCGGGTTCGACCCCGAGGAGATCGAGGCCGCCTACCGCGACCAGTTCGCGCAGGTGCCCGACGATCTCGAGGCTCCCGTAATCGCACTCGACGACGTGAAACCGGGCGACTTCGGGGAGGTGACGTTCAGTCTCCACCTGTTCGACACCCCCGGCTACCTCTGGTTGACCGGCGGGCTCGTCGACGCCAGCGAGAACGGCGTGACGGAGCCGGAGGCCGACGACCCCGACGAGGCGGACGGCGTCGTCGAACTGTTGGACGAGGTGCGAGCCGCAGTGTGGCACGACGACGGAGACAACGTCTTGGAGGCCGAGGAGGTCGTCTCCTCGCCACACGCCGTCGACCAGCCCTCGAACGTCACACTCACCGCCGAGGAGGCGCGGATCACGAGCGGGACGCTCCGCGAGGTCTTGGCGGAGCTGTCGAGCGGGAACGGGATCCCGCTGGACGCCGACAGCCGCTCCGAGCCGCGGGACTGTTACCCGAACTCGACGACGCGCCACGTCGCGTTCGCCTGGTGGCTACCGGTGGACCACGCCAACGAGGTCCAGACGGACTCCGTGACGTTCGATCTCGGGTTCTACACGGAACAGTGTCGCCACAACGACGGCGGCGGGCTGGAGCCGGAAGCGACGGCGACGGAGACGACACCGGAGTAA
- a CDS encoding VWA domain-containing protein, which produces MTDDGRNGRLALSRRRVLAGLGSIGVASAGAGLGTSAYFSDTEAFTGNSLAAGSLDMKVSYEEHYSDWSPDETEGIDESDVSMEQPDDLGNTTGILGDDVGPVWVSDGNVSTFQDNTLNNDPEDGEPIRLDPEDPCGSADDANDDPAAKIDLGDVKPGDFGEVTFDFALCDNPGYVWFQGALESASENGVTEPEAEDPDEEEGVVELLDAVRTRVWYDENCDNVAQLAPEPACVDLVVDTSGSMEDPVYANGDPTITKAEAANQIGREIVTTVDALDGNDDGVLGSGPPGSLDNFRFAVNSFADVDTIQTPLTDDEQAVLDGLDQALTNTPAGGTNVDDALDLAANSLADCTHDERYAVLITNNPSPDSSERQSIRDSAANLKDVEGVTVKVIALDVDPTGADADFWRDVATDASETFFVYQDGGVGSPGGDDDVRAEMSAAAANVVSQIAGGGSEELVFDGTLREVLTTIESDVGLPLDGDREAAARQCFDPNERHCVGFGWWLPVNHANEIQTDSATFDLGFYTEQCRHNDGSGMAPEETATPDGGEETTTVTVEGFPSSDDAGNSLESLDLNADFDASGVVVENLSIDGQSLSFGRSTSNGGQTVELRSIGGNVSLSTDFPARVELSGVPTGLGTQTVGFVFEPDDDSSEDDTDTFTT; this is translated from the coding sequence ATGACAGACGACGGACGGAACGGACGACTCGCACTCTCCCGCCGCCGGGTGCTGGCTGGCCTCGGCTCGATCGGGGTCGCCTCTGCCGGCGCGGGACTCGGCACCAGCGCGTACTTCTCCGACACGGAGGCGTTCACGGGCAACTCGCTCGCCGCCGGCTCCCTAGACATGAAGGTGTCCTACGAGGAGCACTACTCCGACTGGTCGCCCGACGAGACGGAGGGAATCGACGAGAGCGATGTCTCGATGGAGCAGCCAGACGACCTCGGCAACACGACCGGGATCCTCGGCGACGACGTCGGACCGGTGTGGGTGAGTGACGGCAACGTCTCCACCTTCCAGGACAACACGCTGAACAACGACCCCGAGGACGGCGAACCGATCCGGCTCGACCCCGAGGATCCCTGCGGGTCGGCGGACGACGCGAACGACGACCCGGCCGCGAAGATCGACCTCGGGGACGTGAAGCCCGGCGACTTCGGCGAGGTGACGTTCGACTTCGCGCTGTGTGACAACCCCGGGTACGTCTGGTTCCAAGGGGCGCTGGAGTCCGCCAGCGAGAACGGGGTGACGGAGCCGGAGGCCGAGGACCCCGACGAGGAGGAGGGTGTCGTCGAACTCCTCGACGCGGTCCGCACGCGGGTCTGGTACGACGAGAACTGTGACAACGTGGCACAGCTCGCGCCGGAGCCGGCCTGTGTGGACCTGGTCGTCGACACCTCCGGCTCGATGGAGGACCCGGTGTACGCGAACGGCGACCCGACGATCACGAAGGCGGAGGCCGCCAACCAGATCGGCCGGGAAATCGTCACCACCGTCGACGCGCTCGACGGGAACGACGACGGCGTGCTCGGCTCCGGGCCGCCGGGCAGTCTCGACAACTTCCGGTTCGCGGTGAACTCCTTCGCCGACGTCGACACGATCCAGACCCCGCTGACGGACGACGAGCAGGCCGTCCTCGACGGGTTGGACCAGGCGTTGACGAACACCCCGGCCGGCGGGACGAACGTCGACGACGCGCTGGACCTGGCGGCGAACTCCCTCGCGGACTGTACACACGACGAGCGGTACGCCGTCCTGATCACCAACAATCCGTCGCCGGACTCCTCCGAGCGACAGAGCATCCGCGACTCCGCGGCGAACCTGAAGGACGTCGAGGGCGTGACGGTGAAGGTGATCGCGCTGGACGTGGACCCGACCGGCGCGGACGCCGACTTCTGGCGGGACGTGGCGACGGACGCCTCGGAGACGTTCTTCGTCTACCAGGACGGTGGCGTCGGCTCGCCCGGCGGGGACGACGACGTGCGCGCCGAGATGTCGGCCGCGGCGGCCAACGTCGTGAGCCAGATCGCCGGCGGCGGCAGCGAGGAACTCGTCTTCGACGGGACGCTGCGGGAGGTCCTGACCACGATCGAGTCGGACGTGGGGCTGCCGTTGGACGGCGACCGCGAGGCGGCGGCACGGCAGTGTTTCGACCCGAACGAGCGCCACTGTGTCGGGTTCGGGTGGTGGCTGCCGGTGAACCACGCCAACGAGATCCAGACGGACTCCGCGACGTTCGATCTCGGGTTCTACACCGAGCAGTGCCGCCACAACGACGGCAGCGGGATGGCACCGGAGGAGACCGCGACCCCCGACGGCGGCGAGGAGACGACGACCGTCACCGTCGAGGGGTTCCCCAGCAGCGACGACGCGGGCAACTCGCTGGAGTCGCTGGACCTGAACGCCGACTTCGACGCCTCTGGCGTCGTCGTCGAGAACCTGTCCATCGACGGTCAGTCGCTGTCGTTCGGCCGAAGTACGTCGAACGGCGGGCAGACCGTCGAGCTCCGGAGCATCGGCGGGAACGTCTCGCTGTCGACCGACTTCCCGGCGAGGGTCGAGCTGAGCGGCGTCCCGACCGGGCTCGGCACCCAGACTGTCGGGTTCGTCTTCGAGCCCGACGACGACAGCAGCGAGGACGACACGGACACGTTCACGACCTGA